AACCGGACTTGCGCTACGGCGTCAGCCAGCATTCGCTGCACAACGATCCGGCGTGTGGCGACACCTGGCACCTGGCGTACAACGGCGCGAATGTCAGTGCGCTGATCATCGACGGCCTCGGCCACGGAGAGGATGCCGAACGCGCGGCCAAGGCCGGCGAGCGGGTGTTCGCCGAGACTCCGTTCGCCAGTCCGGTGCTGCTGATGGAGGATATGCACCGCGACATGATCGGCAGCCGTGGCGGCGCCGCAGCGTTCGCCCAGTTCAATGCCGCCCGCGACGGCCTGACCTTTACTGGCGTGGGCAACATCGGCGCCAGCCTGATCACCGCCGACAAGTCGCGGGGCCTGGCCTCGCACCCGGGCATCGTCGGCGGTCAATACCGAAAAGCCCAGCCCTTTGACTATGCTCACGTGACCGGACATCTATTGATCATGTACAGCGACGGCTTGCAGTCCCGTTGGAATCTTCAAGACTACCCCGGCCTGGTGCACCGCCATCCGGCGGTGATAGCCAGCGTCCTGCACCGTGACTTCTGTCGCGGGCGCGACGACGTCACGGTACTGGTCGTTGCCCTGGAGGCCGCCCATGGCTGAGTCGCCAACCCTGAATGCCGCCGAACAGGCTGCGCTGATCGCCCGATTGCAGAGCGAGACCGCCGCCCTGCGCGCAGAACTCGACGAGACCAA
The Pseudomonas fluorescens genome window above contains:
- a CDS encoding ATP-binding protein; translation: MNIAGSLTQVLLIEDSSQIGHARRTAQRLAEQHGFDATDAGRVALVATELASNVLKHASRGEVHLRLLPRPGGFGIEMLAVDRAQGFDLDACLTDGFSTGGTQGIGLGAVARQTEVFDVHADARGAVLLARLYPRGDRQPDLRYGVSQHSLHNDPACGDTWHLAYNGANVSALIIDGLGHGEDAERAAKAGERVFAETPFASPVLLMEDMHRDMIGSRGGAAAFAQFNAARDGLTFTGVGNIGASLITADKSRGLASHPGIVGGQYRKAQPFDYAHVTGHLLIMYSDGLQSRWNLQDYPGLVHRHPAVIASVLHRDFCRGRDDVTVLVVALEAAHG